From a single Bacillus sp. NEB1478 genomic region:
- a CDS encoding DMT family transporter: MNWLMVLTVFMGGIAVSIQAGVNGGLGKQVGVIEGAFLSFLIGTIALFFMMLIFGKGNILNVTTVPKWQLIGGLLGAFYVYTLVLSVPKIGVAAAIIAIIVAQLMTSSIIDHFGLLGMKQIPIDGQRITGFLFLIAALFLFTKR, encoded by the coding sequence ATGAACTGGTTAATGGTCTTAACCGTTTTTATGGGTGGTATTGCTGTATCAATTCAAGCAGGTGTAAACGGAGGATTAGGAAAACAAGTAGGTGTAATTGAAGGAGCATTCTTATCATTCCTTATTGGAACGATTGCGTTATTTTTTATGATGCTCATTTTTGGAAAAGGAAATATCTTAAATGTCACTACTGTACCGAAATGGCAGCTTATTGGAGGGTTATTAGGTGCTTTTTATGTTTATACACTCGTTCTTTCTGTCCCTAAAATCGGTGTTGCGGCTGCAATAATTGCAATCATTGTTGCACAGCTAATGACAAGTTCAATTATTGATCATTTTGGTTTGCTTGGAATGAAACAAATTCCAATTGATGGGCAACGAATAACTGGATTTTTATTTCTGATCGCAGCTCTTTTTTTATTTACAAAAAGATAA
- a CDS encoding DUF350 domain-containing protein encodes MNLFLNFTLYAATGLALLFVGFVVFELTTKTKELKLIANGNTAAALSLGGRLFGLSFVIGSSIANSLSIIDLLIWGTVGIIAQIIALFVAEHLAIRSSISKAIDEDNKAVGLLVMFLSLSVGWVIAQCLTY; translated from the coding sequence ATGAACTTATTTTTAAATTTTACATTGTACGCTGCTACAGGTCTTGCTCTTCTCTTCGTTGGATTTGTAGTATTTGAATTAACAACAAAAACAAAAGAGCTAAAATTGATCGCGAATGGCAATACAGCAGCAGCTTTGTCTCTTGGCGGTAGGTTATTTGGACTTTCATTTGTCATAGGATCATCTATTGCAAACTCTTTAAGTATTATCGATTTATTGATTTGGGGTACAGTTGGAATCATTGCACAGATCATCGCATTGTTTGTAGCTGAACATTTAGCGATTCGTTCAAGTATCTCTAAAGCAATCGATGAAGACAATAAAGCAGTTGGATTACTGGTTATGTTTTTAAGCCTTTCAGTCGGCTGGGTTATTGCTCAGTGTTTAACGTATTAA
- a CDS encoding NCS1 family transporter: MKKQENYLKSPDLLPIGQNERKITTLGFSFMWVGMVVVLATFAIGGAGVMSLPLPLVVLATVIGSVGIGLFISLIADIGIEHGLSFPVYMRAPFGTIGTHIPSIVRGIAASMWFGINTYFGATAMNGILGLMFNFNNWFICFLIFALLQLINTALGIKAVERFADMAAPTILLISIWMYSELAGTAASEGRNVWSWAEDPAVGSAAFTAFLVVIFSNMGFWATLSADIPTISRFIKAPKFERNWFKRNKGALVGNLIALPLTQTFMIIIGAVAYIAVKNYDPVLALQETATGLILGVLLLMIVLAQWSTNIAANIVPAATIFSNVGGPKFPFWAGVFAAGIVGTIVQPWSLFGIIIPVLLIVGGILSAIVGILFADYYLLRKRRVNVYDLYKFDGQFKYAGGVNVAGFISWIIGATVSYFFPSYSFLIGFALGAVCYYVLCKYWYFQKYKQAEIEDPSDEKYLGITVGRDWDLNDETQDVELKDAK; this comes from the coding sequence ATGAAAAAACAAGAAAACTATTTAAAGTCTCCTGACTTGTTGCCTATCGGTCAAAATGAGAGAAAAATAACCACACTCGGCTTTTCATTCATGTGGGTCGGTATGGTTGTAGTCCTTGCAACATTCGCAATTGGTGGAGCTGGTGTAATGTCATTACCCCTTCCTCTAGTTGTCCTTGCGACAGTTATTGGTTCCGTTGGTATCGGGTTATTTATTTCACTGATTGCTGATATAGGTATTGAACATGGTCTTTCATTTCCTGTTTACATGCGTGCGCCATTCGGGACAATTGGAACACATATCCCATCAATCGTCCGTGGTATAGCGGCATCAATGTGGTTTGGAATAAATACCTATTTCGGTGCAACTGCGATGAACGGGATTTTAGGATTGATGTTCAACTTTAATAACTGGTTTATTTGTTTCTTGATATTTGCCCTTCTTCAATTAATCAATACAGCACTTGGTATTAAAGCAGTAGAGCGTTTTGCTGATATGGCAGCTCCAACTATCTTATTGATCTCGATCTGGATGTATTCGGAACTTGCTGGCACAGCTGCCTCTGAGGGCAGGAATGTATGGAGCTGGGCAGAGGATCCTGCTGTAGGATCAGCTGCATTTACAGCTTTCCTTGTTGTTATTTTCAGCAACATGGGATTCTGGGCGACTTTATCCGCAGATATCCCTACCATATCACGCTTTATTAAAGCACCTAAATTTGAACGGAATTGGTTCAAAAGAAATAAGGGAGCTTTAGTTGGCAATTTAATCGCTCTGCCTTTGACTCAGACGTTCATGATCATCATTGGAGCGGTTGCTTATATCGCTGTGAAAAATTATGATCCTGTACTGGCTCTGCAGGAAACTGCAACGGGACTTATACTTGGCGTACTCCTTCTCATGATCGTACTGGCGCAGTGGTCAACGAATATCGCTGCGAATATCGTTCCGGCAGCTACCATCTTTTCAAATGTAGGCGGTCCAAAGTTTCCCTTCTGGGCTGGTGTATTTGCAGCTGGTATAGTTGGGACAATTGTTCAGCCTTGGAGCCTTTTTGGAATCATCATTCCCGTGCTTCTTATCGTAGGAGGAATTCTTTCAGCTATTGTCGGCATATTATTTGCTGATTATTACTTATTAAGAAAACGCCGTGTAAATGTATATGATTTATACAAATTTGATGGTCAGTTTAAATATGCTGGAGGAGTAAACGTTGCAGGATTCATATCTTGGATTATTGGAGCAACAGTCTCATACTTCTTCCCAAGTTATTCCTTTTTAATTGGTTTTGCTCTCGGTGCAGTCTGTTATTATGTCCTTTGTAAATATTGGTACTTCCAAAAATATAAGCAAGCTGAAATCGAAGATCCAAGTGATGAGAAATATCTTGGTATTACAGTCGGCAGGGATTGGGATTTGAATGATGAGACTCAAGATGTGGAATTGAAAGATGCCAAATAA
- a CDS encoding aminotransferase yhxA, translating into MNKTKKLIAGVSTASVAVLLSGCNNQTQDIPPEPTDTECQDWEWDADDGVYECDDTNSRYFGHYFYGGSFFNSKSSLLKSSSYKSYKSSSSFKGGSSGFGSGKGFGG; encoded by the coding sequence GTGAACAAAACAAAAAAGCTAATTGCGGGGGTTTCAACTGCTTCTGTAGCCGTTTTGCTTTCAGGCTGTAATAATCAGACACAAGATATTCCGCCTGAACCGACAGATACGGAGTGCCAAGATTGGGAATGGGATGCTGATGATGGCGTTTATGAGTGTGATGATACAAACTCTCGTTATTTTGGCCATTATTTTTATGGCGGAAGTTTCTTTAACAGCAAAAGCAGTTTGTTAAAAAGTTCTTCTTATAAGTCCTACAAAAGCAGTTCCAGTTTTAAGGGTGGGAGTTCTGGGTTTGGAAGCGGCAAAGGCTTTGGCGGATAA
- the hydA gene encoding dihydropyrimidinase, which yields MRKIIRNGTIVTASDTYSADILIENERIVAIGEKLDAQGAEMIDAKGCYVFPGGIDPHTHLEMPFGGTVSKDDFESGTIAAAFGGTTTVIDFCLTNKGEPLQNAIDIWHKKSKDKSVIDYGFHLMISELNEEVLEQLPKVMDEEGITSFKVFMAYKNVFQADDETLFRTLITAKKLGGLVMVHAENGDVIDYLVKEALENGKTDPIYHALTRPPEVEGEATARAAQLTGLAKSQLYVVHVSCAEAVLKIADARNKGYDVWGETCPQYLMLDQTYLEKPDFEGAKYVWSPPLREKWNQDVLWNALKNGHLQTLGSDQCSFDFKGQKELGRGDFSKIPNGGPMIEDRVSILFSEGVLKGRITLNQFVDIMSTRIAKLFGLYPRKGTISVGADADIVIFDPTVERTISAKTHHMSVDYNAFEGMKVTGEAVSVLSRGEFVIRDKQFVGKPGNGNYLKRAKYNENLSSVDEKLPI from the coding sequence GTGAGAAAAATAATAAGAAATGGAACTATTGTAACGGCTTCTGATACGTATTCTGCTGACATTTTAATTGAGAATGAACGGATTGTAGCAATAGGTGAAAAATTGGATGCGCAAGGAGCTGAAATGATTGATGCAAAGGGGTGCTATGTGTTTCCTGGGGGTATTGACCCGCATACTCATTTAGAAATGCCATTTGGGGGGACTGTCTCCAAAGATGATTTCGAGAGTGGAACAATTGCAGCTGCGTTCGGCGGTACGACAACCGTTATCGATTTTTGCCTCACAAACAAAGGAGAGCCATTACAAAATGCCATTGATATTTGGCATAAAAAGTCGAAGGATAAATCAGTGATTGATTACGGCTTCCATTTGATGATCTCTGAACTCAATGAGGAAGTCCTTGAACAGCTTCCAAAAGTAATGGATGAAGAAGGGATTACGTCTTTTAAAGTTTTCATGGCTTATAAAAATGTGTTCCAGGCAGACGATGAAACATTGTTCCGTACACTGATCACCGCAAAAAAACTCGGTGGATTAGTGATGGTACATGCTGAAAATGGTGATGTAATCGACTACCTTGTAAAAGAAGCTTTAGAAAACGGAAAAACGGATCCTATTTACCATGCTCTTACGCGACCACCGGAAGTTGAAGGGGAAGCGACAGCTAGAGCTGCTCAGTTGACAGGCTTAGCAAAATCACAGCTTTATGTTGTTCATGTGTCTTGTGCAGAGGCAGTCCTAAAAATTGCTGATGCTCGAAATAAAGGCTATGACGTTTGGGGTGAAACGTGCCCGCAATACTTAATGCTTGATCAAACTTATTTAGAAAAACCAGATTTTGAAGGAGCAAAATATGTTTGGTCTCCGCCGCTTAGAGAAAAATGGAATCAGGATGTGCTTTGGAATGCATTAAAGAATGGGCATCTTCAAACACTTGGTTCTGATCAATGTTCTTTTGATTTTAAAGGCCAAAAAGAGCTAGGAAGAGGAGACTTTTCTAAAATTCCAAACGGTGGTCCAATGATTGAAGACCGCGTTAGTATTCTTTTTTCAGAAGGTGTATTGAAAGGTCGTATAACGCTCAATCAATTTGTTGATATTATGTCGACTAGAATTGCGAAACTATTTGGATTATATCCTAGAAAAGGAACGATTTCAGTCGGAGCAGATGCAGATATCGTAATTTTTGATCCAACAGTCGAACGAACCATTTCTGCTAAAACGCACCATATGAGTGTAGATTACAATGCTTTCGAAGGAATGAAAGTGACGGGAGAAGCGGTTTCTGTGCTTTCACGAGGTGAATTTGTTATACGTGATAAGCAATTTGTCGGAAAACCAGGTAACGGAAATTATTTGAAAAGAGCCAAATATAATGAAAACCTAAGTTCAGTCGATGAAAAATTGCCTATTTAA
- a CDS encoding nitrilase-related carbon-nitrogen hydrolase, giving the protein MSDLVKIGLIQAIHDVDGNEPVSVHKEKSIEKHIKLVRDAAEKGAQIICLQEIFYGPYFCAEQNSKWYDSAEEIPNGPTTNRFMALARELGVVIVLPIYEREGIATYYNTAAVIDADGSYLGKYRKQHIPHVKVGNEGCGFWEKYYFKPGNLGYPVFDTAFAKVGVYICYDRHFPEGARLLGLKGAEIVFNPSATVAGLSEYLWKLEQPAHAVANGYYLGAINRVGTEGPWKMGEFYGQSYLVDPRGSFVAIGSRDQDEVIIGEMNKKMIREVRDLWQFYRDRRPETYGEMTALLP; this is encoded by the coding sequence ATGTCTGATTTGGTAAAAATTGGTTTGATTCAAGCGATTCATGATGTGGATGGTAATGAGCCTGTATCGGTTCATAAAGAAAAATCCATTGAGAAGCATATAAAACTTGTAAGAGACGCAGCTGAAAAAGGAGCTCAGATTATTTGTTTACAGGAGATATTCTATGGTCCATATTTTTGTGCAGAACAAAATTCAAAATGGTATGACTCAGCTGAAGAAATTCCAAATGGGCCAACAACAAACAGATTTATGGCATTAGCGAGGGAATTGGGAGTAGTTATCGTTCTGCCTATTTATGAACGTGAAGGTATTGCCACTTACTATAATACAGCAGCTGTTATTGATGCTGATGGTTCTTACCTGGGAAAATACCGGAAACAGCATATCCCGCATGTAAAAGTGGGGAATGAGGGATGTGGTTTCTGGGAGAAATATTACTTTAAACCTGGCAACCTGGGTTATCCCGTTTTTGATACAGCATTCGCAAAAGTAGGTGTTTATATTTGTTATGATCGTCATTTTCCAGAAGGGGCAAGACTACTAGGATTGAAAGGTGCTGAAATTGTCTTTAATCCTTCAGCTACTGTTGCAGGATTATCTGAATACTTATGGAAGCTTGAGCAGCCAGCACATGCAGTTGCAAATGGTTATTATCTAGGCGCGATCAATCGAGTTGGAACAGAAGGTCCTTGGAAAATGGGTGAGTTTTACGGCCAATCCTATTTAGTTGACCCTCGTGGTAGTTTTGTTGCCATTGGCAGCCGGGATCAAGATGAAGTAATCATTGGAGAAATGAATAAAAAAATGATTCGGGAAGTGCGTGATCTATGGCAATTTTATCGTGACCGCCGCCCAGAAACGTATGGAGAAATGACGGCATTACTCCCATAA
- the preA gene encoding NAD-dependent dihydropyrimidine dehydrogenase subunit PreA, which translates to MADLSINLAGIRSPNPFWLASAPPTNSGYQVQRAFEAGWGGAVWKTLGDPILNVSSRFAAVSFNGQRVAGFNNIELITDRPLEVNLKEIYETKKRFPNHAVVVSLMVEPKQEKWHEIVKKVEAVGVDGLELNFGCPHGMAERGMGSASGQVPDLVEKQTYWVKEVAQTPVIVKLTPNITDITVTAEAAVRGGADSVSMINTINSLAGVDLDSWNTIPHVGGKGAHGGYCGPAVKPIALNMVGECARNSRINVPISGMGGISNWQNAVEFMLMGASNVQVCTAAMHHGFRIVEDMTDGLNNYLDSKGIASVRDIIGKSVPKYSDWGNLDLNYKIVARINNDVCINCNKCHIACEDTSHQCIDMLKDGHGNPYLEVREEDCVGCNLCSIVCPVDGAIDMIEIDSEYEPMTWNERQTILSSIQADPIKNPS; encoded by the coding sequence TTGGCAGATCTAAGTATTAACCTGGCTGGCATACGATCACCTAATCCATTTTGGCTGGCATCAGCACCGCCGACTAACTCAGGCTACCAAGTACAAAGGGCATTTGAAGCGGGGTGGGGCGGAGCTGTATGGAAAACGCTCGGCGATCCTATTTTAAATGTTTCTTCAAGGTTTGCGGCAGTCAGTTTTAACGGTCAGCGTGTTGCCGGGTTTAACAACATCGAATTGATTACTGACCGTCCTCTTGAAGTCAATTTAAAAGAAATCTATGAAACGAAAAAACGTTTTCCTAATCATGCAGTAGTAGTTTCTCTAATGGTAGAACCGAAACAAGAAAAATGGCATGAAATTGTAAAAAAAGTAGAAGCGGTAGGCGTTGACGGACTCGAACTTAACTTTGGTTGTCCTCACGGTATGGCTGAACGCGGTATGGGCTCTGCTTCAGGTCAAGTTCCAGATCTTGTTGAAAAGCAGACATATTGGGTGAAAGAGGTTGCACAAACACCAGTCATCGTTAAACTCACACCGAATATTACGGATATTACAGTTACAGCTGAAGCAGCAGTTCGAGGAGGGGCAGATTCTGTCAGTATGATCAATACAATTAATAGTTTGGCAGGTGTGGATCTTGATTCTTGGAACACGATTCCACATGTAGGCGGTAAAGGTGCACACGGTGGTTATTGTGGACCTGCAGTTAAGCCGATTGCTCTCAATATGGTAGGTGAATGTGCACGGAATTCGCGGATAAACGTTCCAATTTCCGGAATGGGCGGAATTTCAAATTGGCAGAATGCGGTTGAATTTATGTTAATGGGAGCTTCGAATGTCCAAGTTTGTACAGCCGCCATGCACCATGGGTTCAGGATCGTTGAGGATATGACAGATGGTTTAAACAACTATCTTGATTCAAAAGGGATTGCATCTGTAAGAGACATTATTGGGAAATCTGTACCTAAGTATTCAGACTGGGGTAATCTGGATCTCAACTATAAAATTGTAGCCAGAATCAATAATGACGTATGTATCAATTGTAATAAATGTCATATAGCCTGTGAGGATACATCACATCAATGCATTGATATGTTAAAAGATGGCCATGGCAACCCGTATTTAGAAGTTCGAGAAGAAGATTGTGTTGGATGTAATCTTTGTTCAATCGTCTGCCCGGTTGATGGCGCGATCGACATGATTGAGATTGATAGTGAATATGAACCTATGACCTGGAATGAAAGACAAACAATACTCTCATCAATACAAGCAGATCCTATTAAAAATCCTAGCTGA
- a CDS encoding glutathionylspermidine synthase family protein: MSNYRTERKAFYEKIPEFWADMYGQEYALFQPYMIDEKEKELIHDFGTKVSHILFKTADLLQSPELSNETLTLLGFPDSLFTFLRFQSAMPKTVIGRIDSIETENGHKVMEFNSDTPTFIYECFKINGMLCDHLNANNPNAEMESDLKKAIRTAILTSYRQLQSDHSPNIVFTSHDENIEDKQTVLYLKELCGFPSQYVSLDKLVIQKDHGLFDPEGKKIDVLYRQTFPIEMLIQDKDVKTNEEIGLQLTELVHQNKLAIINPPSAFLLQSKAAMAVIWGLHEEKSPFFTCEEHVWIEEYFLPTYLEPDTFLMKKEKFVQKPVFGREGDTVRLFDENGHLFDRDEHESYGAYMSVFQKYTPLPKMTFETEKGVIEGHRMMGTFIINGKPSAFGYRVGNRITDNLSYFLPVGMNK; encoded by the coding sequence ATGAGTAACTATCGAACAGAAAGAAAAGCGTTTTATGAAAAGATACCAGAGTTTTGGGCAGATATGTACGGACAAGAATATGCGTTATTTCAACCTTATATGATTGATGAGAAAGAAAAAGAACTCATACATGATTTTGGAACAAAAGTGAGCCATATTCTTTTTAAAACAGCTGACCTTTTGCAATCTCCGGAGCTTTCTAATGAGACATTAACATTATTAGGATTTCCAGATTCCTTATTCACGTTTCTCAGATTCCAATCGGCAATGCCCAAAACAGTGATCGGAAGAATAGATTCGATTGAAACAGAAAATGGGCATAAAGTGATGGAGTTTAACAGTGACACTCCTACGTTTATTTATGAATGTTTTAAAATAAATGGAATGCTGTGTGATCATCTAAATGCAAATAATCCAAATGCTGAAATGGAAAGTGATTTAAAAAAAGCGATAAGAACAGCTATCTTGACATCTTACCGTCAACTTCAATCTGACCATTCTCCAAATATAGTCTTCACCTCACATGATGAGAATATTGAAGATAAACAGACTGTTCTTTATTTGAAGGAATTATGTGGTTTTCCTTCTCAATACGTTTCATTGGACAAGTTGGTCATTCAAAAAGATCATGGTTTGTTTGATCCAGAAGGGAAAAAAATTGATGTATTGTACAGGCAAACGTTTCCGATTGAAATGCTTATTCAAGATAAAGATGTGAAAACCAATGAAGAAATAGGATTGCAATTAACGGAACTAGTTCATCAAAACAAGCTTGCAATCATTAATCCCCCATCTGCTTTCTTATTGCAAAGCAAAGCTGCTATGGCTGTAATTTGGGGATTGCACGAAGAAAAATCTCCTTTTTTCACCTGCGAAGAACATGTATGGATTGAGGAATATTTTCTCCCTACTTATCTAGAACCAGATACCTTCTTAATGAAGAAAGAAAAATTTGTCCAAAAACCAGTATTCGGTAGGGAAGGTGATACTGTCAGGCTATTTGATGAGAACGGACATCTTTTTGATCGAGATGAACATGAATCTTACGGAGCATATATGAGTGTCTTTCAAAAATACACCCCGCTGCCGAAAATGACATTTGAGACTGAAAAAGGTGTGATTGAAGGCCACAGGATGATGGGAACATTTATTATCAATGGTAAACCAAGTGCATTTGGATATCGTGTTGGTAATCGGATTACTGATAACCTCTCCTATTTCTTGCCTGTTGGTATGAATAAATAA
- a CDS encoding RNA helicase codes for MMELTYYIEKLDEYEPYLSYKIPENMNHDEKYARQLCEYFVHGGIEYELQSNEMKDNEEILVVKEKGAAKKFTDEASYKGRGIFIEFRQYSETGEMPLLHLQALNNHWDVIRYLLKDVIDIPQKGQYLRDSAEIDEDRAVYVMYVGEKI; via the coding sequence ATGATGGAACTGACATATTACATAGAAAAATTAGATGAGTATGAACCTTATTTAAGCTATAAAATTCCTGAAAATATGAATCATGATGAAAAATATGCTCGCCAGCTTTGCGAGTATTTCGTTCATGGCGGCATTGAATATGAACTGCAATCAAATGAAATGAAAGACAATGAAGAGATTTTAGTTGTTAAAGAAAAGGGAGCAGCTAAAAAATTTACAGATGAAGCGAGCTATAAAGGTAGAGGGATATTTATTGAGTTTCGTCAATATAGCGAAACGGGAGAAATGCCATTATTGCACCTGCAAGCATTAAATAACCATTGGGATGTAATTCGCTATTTATTAAAAGATGTGATAGATATTCCGCAAAAAGGTCAATATTTGAGAGATTCAGCAGAAATAGATGAGGACAGGGCAGTTTATGTGATGTATGTTGGAGAAAAAATATAA
- a CDS encoding NAD(P)-dependent oxidoreductase, with product MTDLAKNFQEFHPALTNQEAFEEANRCLYCYDAPCIQACPTGIDIPKFIKKIASGNFKGSAQTIMTSNPVGASCARVCPTDELCEGACVLNHSTKPIMIGDLQRYATDWAIRNDQVLFQKGVSNGKSVAVIGGGPAGLSAARELALLGYKVTIFEAAEKAGGLNTYGIVSFRLPQHISFWEVDQVRQLDVEIRTNTAVGKDISAEELLTSYDRVVLAAGMAHVPNMGIEGEELEGVHDAIEFVKDTKTKPLSNQYVGKNVVVIGAGNTAIDGATCSVRLGAQNVKILYRRTQEEMTAYDFEYEFAKQDGVEFRWLTQPIKIHGDEAGRVKAIECLKMDLGEPGEDGRRRSFPIEGSNFILPVDAVIKAIGQTRHTSLIELFNLEHNGGVVQVSENYQTSNPKVFACGDVIFGKGIGEAMVVTAAQQGKNAAYAIHKQYKEQSITA from the coding sequence ATGACAGATCTGGCAAAAAACTTTCAGGAATTTCATCCAGCACTTACAAATCAGGAAGCATTTGAAGAGGCGAATCGATGCTTATATTGCTATGATGCACCTTGTATTCAAGCTTGTCCCACTGGGATTGATATTCCGAAATTTATTAAAAAAATTGCATCAGGAAATTTTAAAGGATCTGCGCAAACGATTATGACATCTAATCCTGTTGGGGCGAGCTGTGCAAGGGTTTGTCCGACTGATGAACTTTGTGAAGGAGCATGTGTACTCAATCATTCTACTAAACCAATTATGATTGGGGATTTGCAGCGTTATGCGACGGACTGGGCGATTAGGAATGACCAGGTACTTTTTCAAAAGGGTGTTAGTAATGGAAAGTCAGTTGCAGTGATTGGCGGGGGTCCCGCTGGGTTATCTGCAGCACGGGAACTCGCATTACTCGGATATAAAGTAACAATCTTTGAAGCTGCCGAAAAAGCAGGAGGATTGAACACTTACGGTATCGTTTCATTTCGATTACCTCAACATATATCGTTTTGGGAAGTCGATCAAGTTCGTCAGCTTGATGTAGAAATTCGAACAAATACAGCAGTAGGAAAAGATATTTCAGCTGAAGAACTCTTAACTTCTTATGACCGTGTAGTGCTTGCTGCAGGAATGGCACATGTCCCGAATATGGGCATTGAAGGTGAAGAACTTGAAGGTGTCCATGATGCGATTGAATTTGTAAAAGATACGAAAACAAAGCCATTATCCAATCAATATGTTGGGAAAAATGTGGTTGTAATTGGTGCTGGTAATACGGCAATAGATGGTGCGACTTGTTCTGTTCGCTTAGGGGCCCAAAATGTGAAAATTCTATACCGCCGTACACAAGAAGAAATGACGGCGTATGATTTTGAATATGAATTCGCAAAACAAGATGGAGTTGAATTCCGCTGGCTGACTCAGCCAATCAAGATTCATGGTGATGAAGCCGGACGAGTTAAAGCGATCGAGTGCTTGAAAATGGATCTCGGTGAACCAGGCGAAGATGGAAGAAGACGTTCGTTTCCAATCGAAGGCTCAAACTTCATTCTACCAGTGGACGCAGTAATTAAAGCGATTGGCCAAACACGGCATACCAGCTTAATCGAACTGTTCAATCTTGAACATAACGGAGGCGTTGTTCAAGTTTCTGAAAACTACCAAACCTCTAATCCGAAAGTATTTGCGTGCGGTGATGTTATTTTTGGAAAAGGAATAGGAGAAGCGATGGTTGTAACTGCAGCCCAGCAAGGTAAGAATGCAGCCTATGCCATACACAAGCAATACAAAGAACAATCCATAACAGCTTAA
- the menA gene encoding 1,4-dihydroxy-2-naphthoate octaprenyltransferase — protein sequence MIHPKILIASTRPISLTASVIPVLFGTILALQWTGINWITFLLTLAGALFLQCGTNLINDYFDHVKGADTAGSLSPSGVIDRKEMTPRQVYITGLIFFALSIMIGLILTALTGPMVLLLGIPSLFVGYFYTATRYALAYNGLGEVASGSTLGILAVVGAFYTQTLNLNAEIFLAAIPNALLVMSILHANNLRDFDTDKQIGKTTVAGLIGRKASRIEYYILMLGTYVSLFALVLMDILPVWSLIAAITLPIALKGLKIAVSTWEAKQLNKVLGLTALLHMAFGILLCIGTLTGILL from the coding sequence ATGATACATCCTAAAATTTTAATCGCGTCAACGAGGCCAATTTCACTAACAGCTTCTGTTATCCCAGTATTGTTTGGAACAATTCTAGCTTTACAGTGGACAGGCATAAATTGGATTACTTTTTTACTAACTTTAGCAGGTGCCCTGTTTCTTCAATGCGGTACAAATCTTATTAACGATTATTTTGATCACGTTAAAGGTGCCGATACTGCTGGAAGTTTAAGTCCTTCTGGGGTTATCGACAGAAAAGAGATGACTCCGCGTCAAGTATATATTACAGGACTTATTTTCTTTGCATTAAGTATCATGATCGGTCTTATTTTAACTGCGTTAACAGGTCCAATGGTTTTATTATTAGGTATACCATCCCTGTTTGTTGGTTATTTTTATACAGCAACAAGATATGCTTTAGCTTATAACGGATTAGGAGAAGTTGCTTCAGGGAGCACTCTTGGTATATTAGCGGTTGTTGGTGCTTTTTATACCCAAACTCTCAATTTGAATGCAGAGATTTTTTTAGCAGCAATACCTAATGCACTTCTGGTAATGTCCATTCTGCATGCTAATAATTTGAGAGACTTTGATACGGATAAACAAATTGGCAAAACGACAGTTGCTGGATTGATTGGGAGAAAAGCATCCCGAATTGAATATTATATCCTAATGCTAGGAACGTACGTAAGCTTATTTGCTCTAGTTTTAATGGATATCCTTCCTGTTTGGAGTCTAATCGCAGCAATTACATTACCAATCGCATTAAAAGGTTTAAAAATCGCCGTTTCAACTTGGGAGGCAAAACAGCTGAACAAAGTGCTTGGTTTAACAGCATTGCTGCATATGGCATTCGGCATTCTGTTGTGTATCGGCACTTTAACAGGAATTCTTTTATAA